From one Scylla paramamosain isolate STU-SP2022 unplaced genomic scaffold, ASM3559412v1 Contig22, whole genome shotgun sequence genomic stretch:
- the LOC135097488 gene encoding uncharacterized protein LOC135097488, producing MAQSLTGYGPRNRLYFDGDERKYELWEVKFLGYMRLQKLHNVIDPPASSTTAADVTKNAEAFAELIQFLDDRSLSLVMRDAKDDGREALRILREHYLSKGKPKVISLYTELTTLLKGENESVTDYVIRAETAATALKTSGETISDSLLVAMVLKGLPTEFKPFMTVITQREKALTFAEFKVSLRSFEETEKSCGDKSDSDRVMRIESRKFSGTCFKCGLQGHKSVDCRVSRPNQTLRRWCENCRNNSHDTKFCWKSSGGNSGKDSARNVKDYSDDYDSQSHSFVFKVGLRRSETESCVVVNKLMVDCGATTHIINDDSKFVCFDKQFDPERHFIELADGSRTNNLVKKKGDACVTLVDSCGNVHTTILENALYVPSFKQDIFSVQAATEKGASIEFKPLYVPSFKQDIFSVQAATEKGASIEFKPNSAELTSTNGTKFDIVKHGRLYFLNNTVFK from the coding sequence ATGGCTCAGAGTCTAACAGGTTATGGGCCCAGGAACAGACTGTATTTTGACGGTGATGAGCGCAAGTACGAGTTATGGGAAGTGAAGTTTTTGGGCTACATGCGGCTACAGAAATTGCATAATGTGATTGATCCTCCTGCATCAAGTACGACTGCTGcagacgttaccaaaaatgccgAGGCATTTGCGGAGTTGATTCAGTTCCTGGATGACCGTAGTCTATCCCTTGTGATGCGTGATGCGAAGGACGATGGACGTGAGGCACTGAGGATTTTACGGGAACACTACTTATCGAAAGGTAAACCCAAGGTCATATCACTGTACACGGAGCTCACAACGTTGCTTAAGGGAGAAAACGAGAGTGTTACAGACTATGTGATTCGAGCCGAGACGGCGGCAACTGCACTTAAAACGTCTGGTGAAACTATTAGTGACAGCTTGTTGGTGGCAATGGTGCTTAAGGGTTTACCTACGGAATTCAAGCCATTTATGACTGTAAttacacaaagagaaaaggcaTTGACATTTGCTGAGTTCAAGGTGTCTCTCAGAAGTTTCGAGGAGACAGAGAAGTCGTGCGGCGACaaaagtgacagtgacagagTGATGAGGATAGAGTCTCGTAAATTCAGTGGTACGTGTTTCAAGTGCGGTCTTCAGGGTCACAAATCGGTCGACTGCCGTGTCTCTAGACCGAACCAGACTTTAAGAAGATGGTGTGAGAACTGCAGGAATAACTCCCACGATACGAAGTTTTGTTGGAAGAGTTCGGGGGGTAACAGTGGTAAAGACTCTGCCAGGAACGTAAAAGATTATAGTGATGATTATGACAGTCAGAGCCACAGTTTTGTGTTTAAAGTGGGGCTTCGGAGATCAGAGACTGAATCATGTGTTGTGGTTAACAAGTTAATGGTGGACTGTGGTGCAACTACTCATATAATCAATGATGACtccaaatttgtgtgttttgacaaGCAATTTGATCCTGAGAGACATTTTATTGAACTAGCTGATGGTAGTAGAACAAATAATCTGGTTAAAAAGAAAGGTGATGCCTGTGTTACCCTTGTAGACTCTTGTGGTAATGTTCATACAACAATTCTGGAAAATGCTCTCTATGTACCTTCCTTCAAGCAAGATATTTTCTCGGTTCAAGCTGCCACTGAGAAGGGTGCATCAATCGAGTTTAAACCACTCTATGTACCTTCCTTCAAGCAAGATATTTTCTCGGTTCAAGCTGCCACTGAGAAGGGTGCATCAATCGAGTTTAAACCAAATTCTGCAGAGTTAACATCTACAAACGGTACAAAGTTTGACATAGTTAAGCATGGTAGACTGTATTTCTTAAACAATACTGTGTTCAAATAG